AATGAATGCAATCTccaggatgattttaaaaaacaactggGTCAGATAGCTGCCGAGCAGGTTTCCTTTGATTTTGACGTGACcttcttcatctgtgtatttGGGTGCCTTCAACACGTGGCCCTCGCCAAGACTTTGTATCTTCTGCCTGAGTTTATTCTCTTGGTGAATGACCTGCACCGCATGGCCCAGGTACACCAAAGTTGGAGTGGATACAAATAAGATCTGCAAGACCCAGAAGCGGATGTGCGAGATGGGGAACTGCCAGTCGTAGCATACATTCTCGCAACCGGGTTGCATCGTGTTGCAAACCAAACTCGATTGTTCATCACCCCAGACGCTCTCCGCTGCTGCTCCCAGCACCAGGATCCTGAAGATGAAAAGGACGCTCATCCATATCTTGCCGATGACGGTGGAGTGAGACTGTACTTTGTCTAATAACGCCGAGAGAAATCCCCAGTCTCCCATGTTTGCTGATCGTCAGACTTTTCTACGAAAAAGGATGTAAGAAAGGAAACACGTGAAATGCAAAGTCCACTTAGGTCTAACTTAATCAATAAGCCTTTAAATGATGGTTTCATTAATGGTATACTCCTAATAGATTAATGtacttaataattaataactcCTTCAAACAAGTTCAGTTACTGTGACCataaagaaaagcaaaacatgaaaaaagatGAAAGAGATCTTccattaatcaataaaaaaactttaagaggtatttttaataaattagtaaattatatatttaatcaaactatataaaatgcattaataactGTAATACATTAGCATATGGTGtaagcaaaacataaaaaattgaatttacaGTGGTTTGTACTGGATACAAGAAAATAgctttttaattcatatttaataaactttttaatatgTATGATTCGTATTCATTGAATAAACATCTGTGG
This is a stretch of genomic DNA from Labeo rohita strain BAU-BD-2019 chromosome 20, IGBB_LRoh.1.0, whole genome shotgun sequence. It encodes these proteins:
- the gja13.1 gene encoding connexin 32.3, coding for MGDWGFLSALLDKVQSHSTVIGKIWMSVLFIFRILVLGAAAESVWGDEQSSLVCNTMQPGCENVCYDWQFPISHIRFWVLQILFVSTPTLVYLGHAVQVIHQENKLRQKIQSLGEGHVLKAPKYTDEEGHVKIKGNLLGSYLTQLFFKIILEIAFIVGQYYLYGFVMIAKFTCSQSPCPYTVECFMSRPTEKTIFIIFMLVVACVSLVLNVIEVFYLLCKRLRCRSNKRRTHNINSARNPASLPSSWTNSEDALKQNKINKQFESGQSLGGSLDGAKEDKQLMEDH